From the Glandiceps talaboti chromosome 10, keGlaTala1.1, whole genome shotgun sequence genome, one window contains:
- the LOC144441301 gene encoding uncharacterized protein LOC144441301, with the protein MDKIKRKKKKKRKRRNSDEKIDEENHRNDKSKKIRSISSSTVLADYNSSQKLSKGSHTKDKKTHDDSLNALDGKTDKVKKKKKKKKKNKEKTDVIKIVNTMIESSTTVVTDKNSTQTHEKVSKGSHTKKRKRRFSHISENDGGKTEDEIRPKKIRKLDTMTVRPKKIRKSDMMTALNLHPVRGDNEETTESRDKMQMLDEEKAAILPPFGFQGEQRQQTSKDTHCTTKSLTPSKTSQLSQYEQTDNEGHEETNLQSPRKTSKNKETKQQKQSEGESVNAVRTCSNYDNDTIREIHSTLRLYKVFPGKLKKLEDKGITVRMGKWTRQEDHLLLQNVKRYCKENGVNPAKVFTTNMEKGWEDVDKIDFKWEICEGIARPPMYIFERAKRLLDKNNHRGRFTYEEQQILKELQRKFGNDWVNIGKEMNRSKQSVFDKFKDFKEGRVTGKWTSKERKKLKLGVKEVLGLKTVHSAITGIPWKEVAEYVPTRTARQCITEWRQANCWENELRQHWKTEDKIKLIERIYNMSDVWEESSIDWIEVHKHFPHVVTPWQIQTNWYNLKVKTIDGFQFKSFQEILTELYEDVLPKLRQKIKTKGERQGFKSKEFISSESESDSESDSETDSESDSEAGMNFEDAKSSSNSDDKQRHSTSDETLSSKRTTDKMCVASTKIDSPSKSCDTTLKRKRITKEQRSGKKKKSNKDNSSISSDESSNDMNPSKSQGKVSHVEKMKQRSEVKRKDKKKKKVGYQERKAVKRKISEEPYCDGDDAENKNSEEPYCDGDDAESKNSEEPLSDGDDAENKNRHLKKKKKAKQNHKN; encoded by the exons ATGGATAAAATcaaaagaaagaagaagaaaaagaggAAGAGGAGAAACAGCGATGAGAAAATAGATGAAGAAAATCACAGAAACGATAAAAGTAAGAAGATTAGATCAATTTCTAGTAGCACTGTATTAGCTGACTATAACTCTTCACAGAAACTCTCTAAAGGCAGCCATACTAAGGATAAGAAGACTCATGATGATAGTCTCAATGCGTTGGATG GGAAAACAGACAaagtgaaaaagaaaaagaaaaagaagaaaaagaacaaagaGAAAACTGATGTTATCAAAATTGTAAATACAATGATTGAATCAAGTACTACAGTAGTAACTGACAAGAACTCTACTCAGACACATGAAAAGGTCTCTAAAGGCAGCCATACTAAGAAAAGGAAGAGGCGCTTCAGTCACATCTCAGAGAATG ATGGTGGCAAGACAGAAGATGAAATAAGACCAAAGAAGATACGGAAACTAGATACAATGACGGTAAGACCAAAGAAGATACGGAAATCAGATATGATGACGGCGTTGAATCTACATCCAGTCAGAGGGGACAATGAAGAAACCACTGAATCAAGAGATAAAATGCAGATGCTAGATGAAGAAAAAGCAGCAATACTTCCACCCTTTGGCT TTCAAGGAGAACAGAGGCAGCAGACTTCCAAAGATACTCATTGCACAACCAAGTCATTGACACCATCCAAAACATCACAGCTGAGTCAGTATGAGCAAACCGACAATGAAGGTCATGAGGAAACTAATTTGCAGTCACCAAGAAAGACTTCAAAGAATAAAGA GACTAAACAACAGAAACAGTCAGAGGGAGAGAGTGTAAATGCTGTGAGAACCTGTTCAAATTACGACAACGACACAATTCGTGAAATCCATTCAACTCTTAGACTGTATAAAGTCTTTCCAGGGAAATTAAAGAAACTCGAAGACAAAG GCATCACTGTCAGGATGGGTAAATGGACACGTCAAGAAGACCACCTACTATTGCAAAACGTCAAGAGATACTGCAAg GAAAATGGTGTCAATCCAGCAAAAgtgtttacaacaaatatggaaaaaGGTTGGGAAGATGTAgacaaaattgattttaaatgGGAAATAT GTGAAGGAATTGCCCGTCCGCCAATGTATATCTTTGAAAGAGCAAAAAGATTATTGGATAAAAACAACCACAGAGGACG TTTTACATATGAAGAACAGCAGATTCTGAAAGAACTTCAGAGAAAATTTGGGAATGACTGGGTGAATATAGGCAAAGAAATGAACAGGTCTAAACAGTCAGTTTTTGATAAATTCAAAGACTTCAAGGAAGGAAGAG TCACTGGCAAATGGACTTCCAAAGAAAGGAAGAAATTAAAATTAGGTGTGAAGGAAGTGTTAGGTTTGAAGACTGTACACAGTGCAATAACTGGTATACCATGGAAGGAGGTTGCAGAATATGTACCAACAAGAACAGCACGACAGTGTATAACTGAATG GAGACAAGCTAACTGTTGGGAGAATGAGTTACGACAACATTGGAAGACAGAAGACAAGATCAAACTAATCGAGAG AATATACAATATGTCTGATGTATGGGAGGAATCGTCTATTGACTGGATAGAAGTGCACAAGCATTTCCCACA TGTTGTCACACCCTGGCAAATACAGACTAATTGGTATAATCTTAAAGTAAAGACTATTGATGGCTTTcaatttaaatcatttcaag AAATACTAACGGAGCTATATGAAGATGTTTTGCCAAAGTTGAGGCAAAAAATTAAGACAAAAGGTGAAAGACAGGGCTTCAAATCTAAGGAGTTTATTAGTAGTGAATCGGAATCAGATTCGGAATCAGATTCAGAaacagattcagaatcagattcagagGCTGGAATGAATTTTGAAGATGCTAAATCCAGTTCTAATTCTGATGACAAGCAAAGACATTCTACCTCAGATGAAACATTGAGCTCTAAAAGGACAACAGATAAAATGTGTGTTGCAAGTACTAAAATTGACAGTCCTTCAAAATCATGTGACACAACACTGAAAAGAAAGAGGATAACTAAAGAACAAAGAAGTGGCAAGAAAAAGAAGAGTAACAAGGATAACTCTTCTATCAGTAGTGATGAATCTAGTAACGATATGAACCCATCAAAAAGTCAAGGCAAGGTTTCACATGTAGAGAAGATGAaacaaaggtcagaggtcaaaagaaaagacaaaaagaaaaagaaggtGGGATATCAAGAAAGGAAGGCTGTGAAGAGGAAAATCAGTGAGGAACCCTattgtgatggtgatgatgcagaaaacaaaaacagtgaGGAACCCTattgtgatggtgatgatgcagAAAGCAAAAACAGTGAGGAACCCTTgagtgatggtgatgatgcagAAAACAAAAACAGGCATCTTAAGAAAAAGaagaaagcaaaacaaaatcacaaa aattga
- the LOC144441302 gene encoding uncharacterized protein LOC144441302 — protein sequence MDKNKRKKRKRGKRRNSDEKIDEENHRKDKLKNSGSISSSTVLADYNSTQKLSKGSHTKDKKTHDDSLNVLDGTMDKIKRKKKKKRKRRNSDEKTDEENHRKDKSNKIRSISSSTVLTDYNSTQKLSKGSHIKDKKTHDDSLNALDGITDKVKKKKKKKKKNKEKTDVIKIVNTVIESSTTVVTNKNSTQTHEKVSKGSHTKKRKRRLSHISENDCGKTEDEIRPKKIQKLDTMTVRPKKIRKSDMMMVRPKKIRKSDMMTALNLHPVRGDNEETTESRDKMQMLDEEKAAILPPFGFQGEQRQQTSKDIHCKIKSLTPSKTSQLSQYEQTDNEGHEETNLQSPRKTSKNKETKQQKQSEGESVNIVRTCSNYDNDTIREIHSTLRLYKVFPEKLKELKDKGITVRMGKWTPQEDYLLLQNIERYCKENGVNPAKVFTTNMEKGWEDVDKIDFKWEICEGIPRPPLYIFERARRLLDKNNNKGHYTYEEQQILKELQRKFGNDWVNIGKEMKRSKQSVFDKFKDFKEGRVTGKWTSKERKKLKLGVKEVLGLKTVHSAITGIPWKEVAEYVPTRTARQCITEWKHAICWQNELRRVWKTEDKIKLIERIYNMSDVWEESSIDWIEVHKHFPHVVTPWQIQTNWYNLKVKTIDGFQFKSFQEILTELYEDVLPKLRQKIKTKGERQGFKSKEFISSESESDSESDSEAGMNFEDAKSSSNSDDKQRHSTSDETLSSKRTTDKMCVASTKIDSSSKSCDTALKRKRTTKEQRSGKKKKSNKDNSSISNDESSNDMNSSKSQGKVSYVEKMKQRSEVKRKDKMKKKAGYRERKAVKRKISEEPYCDGDDAENKNSEEPLSDGDEAENKNSEEPLSDGDDAENKNKLMK from the exons AtggataaaaacaaaagaaagaagAGGAAAAGGGGGAAGAGGAGAAATAGTGATGAGAAAATAGATGAAGAAAATCACAGAAAAGATAAACTTAAGAATAGTGGATCAATTTCTAGTAGCACTGTATTAGCTGACTATAACTCTACACAGAAACTCTCTAAAGGCAGCCATACTAAGGATAAGAAAACTCATGATGATAGTCTCAATGTGTTGgatg GTACAATGGATAAAATcaaaagaaagaagaagaaaaagaggAAGAGGAGAAACAGTGATGAGAAAACAGATGAAGAAAATCATAGAAAAGATAAAAGTAACAAGATTAGATCAATTTCTAGTAGCACTGTATTAACTGACTATAACTCTACACAGAAACTCTctaaaggcagccatattaaGGATAAGAAGACTCATGATGATAGTCTCAATGCGTTGGATG GTATTACTGATAaagtgaaaaagaaaaagaaaaagaagaaaaagaacaaagaGAAAACTGATGttataaaaattgtaaatacaGTGATTGAATCAAGTACTACAGTAGTAACTAACAAGAACTCTACTCAGACACATGAAAAAGTCTCTAAAGGCAGCCATACTAAGAAAAGGAAGAGGCGCCTCAGTCACATCTCAGAGAATG aTTGTGGCAAGACAGAAGATGAAATAAGGCCAAAGAAGATACAGAAACTAGATACGATGACGGTAAGACCGAAGAAGATACGGAAATCAGATATGATGATGGTAAGACCGAAGAAGATACGGAAATCAGATATGATGACGGCGTTGAATCTACATCCAGTCAGAGGGGACAATGAAGAAACCACTGAATCAAGAGATAAAATGCAGATGCTAGATGAAGAAAAAGCAGCAATACTTCCACCCTTTGGCT TTCAAGGAGAACAGAGGCAGCAGACTTCCAAAGATATTCATTGCAAAATCAAGTCATTGACACCATCCAAAACATCACAGCTTAGTCAGTATGAGCAAACCGACAATGAAGGTCATGAGGAAACTAATTTGCAGTCACCAAGAAAGACTTCAAAGAATAAAGA GACTAAACAACAGAAACAGTCAGAGGGAGAGAGTGTAAACATTGTGAGAACCTGTTCAAATTACGATAACGACACGATTCGTGAAATTCATTCAACTCTTAGACTGTATAAAGTCTTTCCAGAGAAATTAAAGGAACTCAAAGACAAAG GCATCACTGTCAGGATGGGTAAATGGACACCTCAAGAAGACTACCTGCTATTGCAAAACATCGAGAGATACTGCAAg GAAAATGGTGTCAATCCAGCAAAAgtgtttacaacaaatatggaaaaaGGTTGGGAAGATGTAgacaaaattgattttaaatgggaaatat GTGAAGGAATTCCCCGTCCCCCACTGTATATCTTTGAAAGAGCAAGAAGATTATtggataaaaacaacaacaaaggacA TTATACATATGAAGAACAGCAGATTCTGAAAGAACTACAGAGAAAATTTGGGAATGACTGGGTGAATATAGGCAAAGAAATGAAGCGGTCTAAACAGTCAGTTTTTGATAAATTCAAAGACTTCAAGGAAGGAAGAG TCACTGGCAAATGGACTTCCAAAGAAAGGAAGAAGTTAAAATTAGGTGTGAAGGAAGTGTTAGGTTTGAAGACTGTGCACAGTGCAATAACTGGTATACCATGGAAGGAGGTTGCAGAGTATGTACCAACAAGAACAGCACGACAGTGTATAACTGAATG GAAACATGCTATCTGTTGGCAGAATGAGTTACGACGAGTTTGGAAGACAGAAGACAAGATCAAACTAATCGAGAG AATATACAATATGTCTGATGTATGGGAGGAATCGTCTATTGACTGGATAGAAGTGCACAAGCATTTCCCACA TGTTGTCACACCCTGGCAAATACAGACTAATTGGTATAATCTTAAAGTAAAGACTATTGATGGTTTTcaatttaaatcatttcaag AAATACTAACGGAGCTATATGAAGATGTTTTGCCAAAGTTGAGGCAAAAAATTAAGACAAAAGGTGAAAGACAGGGCTTCAAATCTAAGGAGTTTATTAGTAGTGAATCGgaatcagattcagaatcagattcagagGCTGGAATGAATTTTGAAGATGCTAAATCCAGTTCTAATTCTGATGACAAGCAAAGACATTCTACCTCAGATGAAACATTGAGCTCTAAAAGGACAACAGATAAAATGTGTGTTGCAAGTACTAAAATTGACAGTTCTTCAAAATCATGTGACACAGCACTGAAAAGAAAGCGGACAACTAAAGAACAAAGAAGTGGCAAGAAAAAGAAGAGTAACAAGGATAACTCTTCTATCAGTAATGATGAATCTAGTAACGATATGAACTCATCAAAAAGTCAAGGCAAGGTTTCATATGTAGAGAAGATGAaacaaaggtcagaggtcaaaagaaaagacaaaatgaaaaagaaGGCCGGATATCGCGAAAGGAAGGCTGTGAAGAGGAAAATCAGTGAGGAACCCTattgtgatggtgatgatgcagaaaacaaaaacagtgaGGAACCCTTGAGTGATGGTGATGAAgcagaaaacaaaaacagtgaGGAACCCTTgagtgatggtgatgatgcagaaaacaaaaaca aattgatgaaataa